From Camelina sativa cultivar DH55 chromosome 7, Cs, whole genome shotgun sequence, one genomic window encodes:
- the LOC104704293 gene encoding putative F-box protein At3g23960 produces MTFVNGRGNSLPISIELVMEIFSWLPAKSIARCRCVSKLWNAVLRRPDFTELYLTRSYSDRPQLLFAFRNKEAGFVFFSLQHPQNPVDNSSFAVAASRFTHSLKLYDIVGISNGFVLLRGIKRNAHPSGVVSLLFNPSTGQSLLLPEVKPVVKPNCNMIGLTKFMGYDPVKKQFKVLSANMSGVCGDYDRYDEFQVLTLGIGKPSLRMVECCLPHFPKSGGICINGVFYYLGAADRSYDQSIMVVCIDFTSEKFSFLNFSGPMQGATTLINYNGKLGSLMSKYFDRRDTSFELWVLEDLEKKEWSKHVYVLYPPVWQHVVEGAELRFFGVVGTNEFVFVPKFVYTPFYVIYYNVEKKTIVRVVVRGMEEFNCYSVDDLSNHVENVELIRAF; encoded by the coding sequence ATGACCTTTGTAAATGGAAGAGGAAACTCGTTGCCGATCTCAATCGAACTCGTGATGGAGATATTCTCGTGGTTGCCGGCGAAATCTATAGCGAGATGTCGTTGCGTGTCGAAGCTCTGGAACGCCGTACTACGCCGCCCAGATTTCACGGAGCTGTACTTGACCAGATCTTATTCTGACCGCCCGCAGCTCTTGTTCGCCTTCCGCAACAAGGAGGCTgggttcgtcttcttctccttacaGCATCCTCAAAACCCCGTAGATAACTCGTCCTTTGCTGTAGCCGCCAGTCGTTTTACCCATTCCCTCAAATTATATGATATCGTTGGTATTAGTAACGGCTTCGTCCTTCTTAGAGGTATCAAGAGAAATGCTCATCCTTCAGGAGTGGTGTCGTTGCTATTTAACCCCAGCACCGGACAATCGTTACTTCTACCGGAAGTGAAGCCGGTAGTGAAGCCCAATTGCAATATGATTGGGCTGACTAAGTTTATGGGGTATGATCCAGTTAAGAAACAGTTCAAGGTATTGTCCGCTAACATGTCAGGTGTATGCGGAGATTATGATAGATATGACGAGTTTCAAGTTCTGACACTAGGAATTGGGAAACCATCATTGAGAATGGTCGAATGTTGCTTACCCCATTTTCCCAAATCTGGAGGGATATGCATCAACGGTGTTTTCTACTATCTAGGTGCGGCCGACAGGTCCTATGATCAATCAATAATGGTAGTTTGTATTGATTTTACTTCTGAGAAGTTCAGCTTTCTGAACTTCAGTGGACCGATGCAAGGTGCAACTACTCTGATAAATTACAATGGGAAACTAGGTTCCCTTATGTCTAAATATTTTGATAGGAGAGATACAAGTTTTGAGCTGTGGGTTCTCGAAGACTTGGAAAAAAAGGAATGGTCAAAGCATGTTTATGTATTATATCCTCCTGTTTGGCAGCATGTAGTTGAGGGGGCCGAATTACGCTTTTTTGGAGTGGTTGGTACAAATGAATTTGTGTTTGTGCCGAAATTTGTGTATACTCCTTTCTATGTTATCTACTACAATGTCGAGAAGAAGACTATCGTAAGAGTTGTAGTTAGAGGAATGGAAGAGTTTAATTGTTATAGTGTTGACGACTTGTCAAATCATGTGGAGAATGTGGAGCTTATTCGAGCATTTTAG
- the LOC104704294 gene encoding putative F-box protein At3g23960 translates to MEIFSWLPAKSIARCRCVSKLWNAVLRRPDFTELYLSRSFSRPKLLFVLRNMDGFVFFTSHQPQNPVDNSSVAVASNRLSHFPCLNGIVGPSNGFVLLRGVTGMKKQGLVSLQFNPSTGQVLPLPAVKARRRRIGMIICMGYDSVKKQFKVLSVTLSDEGRGDFQKFEYQVLTLGIGKPSWRMVECCRPHLPRTEGICINGVYYYTTRVNMFSRKDVLVCFDFSSEKFSFLNLSGQMQYAEALISYNGKLGSLASDFCDGGDTSFELWVLEDLEKKEWSHHVYVFPPVWQNVVEKTILHFSGVVGTNEFVFVPITLSDPFYVFYYNVEKNTVVRVGVRGMEAFEGYRVDAFANHVENVELIRAF, encoded by the coding sequence ATGGAGATATTCTCGTGGTTGCCGGCGAAATCCATAGCTAGATGTCGTTGCGTGTCGAAGCTCTGGAACGCCGTACTCCGCCGCCCAGATTTCACGGAGTTGTACTTGAGCAGATCTTTTTCCCGCCCGAAGCTCTTGTTCGTCTTGCGCAACATGGATGGGTTCGTCTTCTTCACCTCACATCAGCCTCAAAATCCTGTTGATAACTCGTCCGTTGCTGTAGCCTCCAATCGTCTTAGCCATTTCCCTTGTCTCAATGGAATCGTTGGTCCAAGTAACGGCTTCGTCCTTCTTAGAGGTGTCACGGGAATGAAAAAGCAAGGGTTGGTGTCGTTGCAATTTAACCCCAGCACCGGACAAGTGTTACCTTTACCGGCAGTGAAGgccaggaggaggaggattggGATGATTATTTGTATGGGGTATGATTCAGTTAAGAAACAGTTCAAGGTATTGTCCGTTACCTTGTCTGATGAAGGACGTGGAGATTTTCAGAAATTTGAGTATCAAGTTCTGACACTAGGAATTGGAAAACCATCTTGGAGAATGGTCGAATGTTGCAGACCGCATTTACCCCGAACCGaagggatatgcatcaatggtgtTTACTACTATACAACTCGTGTCAACATGTTTTCTAGAAAGGATGTActagtttgttttgattttagttCTGAGAAGTTCAGCTTTTTGAACCTTAGTGGGCAGATGCAATATGCAGAAGCTCTGATCAGTTACAATGGCAAACTAGGTTCGCTTGCGTCTGACTTTTGTGACGGAGGAGATACAAGTTTTGAGTTATGGGTTCTGGAAGACTTGGAGAAAAAGGAATGGTCGCATCATGTTTATGTATTTCCTCCTGTTTGGCAGAATGTAGTTGAGAAGACCATCTTACACTTTTCTGGAGTGGTTGGTACAAATGAATTTGTGTTTGTCCCGATAACACTGTCTGATCCTTTCTATGTTTTCTACTACAATGTCGAGAAGAACACTGTCGTACGAGTTGGAGTCCGCGGAATGGAAGCGTTTGAAGGTTATAGAGTTGACGCCTTTGCAAATCATGTAGAGAATGTGGAGCTTATTCGAGCATTTTAG